The following is a genomic window from Sporocytophaga myxococcoides DSM 11118.
TTCAGTAAGATCATTCATATAACGCCACTGAATTCTGAAGCTACAATTACAGTATATCCTAACCCTAGTGACAATACATTTAATATTCAGTTTAATACTACTCAGGAAACAGAGAGGATTATTCAGATTCATTCCATTGATGGAAAGTTGATTAAAGATGAAAAAATCAACGGCAATGTATTGTCACTATCAATTGGAGCTGAGCTTAGCGATGGTCTTTATATTTTATCGGTTATAGATAACAACTCAACAATAGTGAGAAAATTACAAAAGATAAAGAGATAAATAAAAAAACAGCTCATTAGAAATTAATCTAATGAGCTGTTTTTTTTATTTCTTAAGTCTTCTTTTACTTACCTTCTTTGGCAGGTTCTGCCTTTTTCAGGATAAGAGAATTAGGCTTTCCAAAATTCAGTATTAGTTTATTTTGACTTACCTCAACAATTGTCATTTCATTGATAGGTCCTTTGCTGGATGTGAAGGTAATTTTAGATTCATCTTTATTAAGCTTCCATGCGCCCTCTTCAGATTTACCCATAAACTGGGCCTTATACTGACCGTTTTCTTTTATATCAAAAGTTACTTCGCTGAAAAACATCTCCAGCATCTTTAAGCTTGTAGAATCCAGTTTTTCCTTTTCTGTTACATCCTGATATTTCCAGTTTCCTTTTATAAGACTTGCTCTCTGAGCATTTACACTAAGAACTGATAGAAATAATAATGAGGTAAAAATAACTTTTAATTTCATTTGAGATTTTGTTTAAGTGAAATGATGAATGAATAATAAAGATTTCAATTTAACTCTCAAAATATCAAGAATTTTACCAACATCAAAATTAAACCATGACGAAGAAATAAATATAAGGATGAGGTATGAAGGGAACTAAAGCAACTTAGTAGGTCTTGATAGTTGCTCAGAACTAATTAAGGTATTTCAATACTGCAACGCCACAATCAAATGATCTTGCATCAACTAATTTAAGCTTATGTCTGTCTTTAAAAATACTTAAACCTTTACCCAAACTTGTTGGATTCATAAACAAATAAAACTCATCAATCAAACCTGCATCAATCAATGAAGAGACGAATGTTGCTCCTCCATAAACGATGATATCCTTTCCTTTTTGTGCCTTAAGATTATTGATTTCTTTGATAAAATCTTCTTTCGCAAGAATTGTA
Proteins encoded in this region:
- a CDS encoding lipocalin family protein, whose amino-acid sequence is MKLKVIFTSLLFLSVLSVNAQRASLIKGNWKYQDVTEKEKLDSTSLKMLEMFFSEVTFDIKENGQYKAQFMGKSEEGAWKLNKDESKITFTSSKGPINEMTIVEVSQNKLILNFGKPNSLILKKAEPAKEGK